Proteins encoded within one genomic window of Lynx canadensis isolate LIC74 chromosome B2, mLynCan4.pri.v2, whole genome shotgun sequence:
- the LOC115514163 gene encoding heterogeneous nuclear ribonucleoprotein Q isoform X2, translating to MATEHVNGNGTEEPMDTTSAVIHSENFQTLLDAGLPQKVAEKLDEIYVAGLVAHSDLDERAIEALKEFNEDGALAVLQQFKDSDLSHVQNKSAFLCGVMKTYRQREKQGTKVADSSKGPDEAKIKALLERTGYTLDVTTGQRKYGGPPPDSVYSGQQPSVGTEIFVGKIPRDLFEDELVPLFEKAGPIWDLRLMMDPLTGLNRGYAFVTFCTKEAAQEAVKLYNNHEIRSGKHIGVCISVANNRLFVGSIPKSKTKEQILEEFSKVTEGLTDVILYHQPDDKKKNRGFCFLEYEDHKTAAQARRRLMSGKVKVWGNVGTVEWADPIEDPDPEVMAKVKVLFVRNLANTVTEEILEKAFSQFGKLERVKKLKDYAFIHFDERDGAVKAMEEMNGKDLEGENIEIVFAKPPDQKRKERKAQRQAAKNQMYDDYYYYGPPHMPPPTRGRGRGGRGGYGYPPDYYGYEDYYDYYGYDYHNYRGGYEDPYYGYEDFQVGARGRGGRGARGAAPSRGRGAAPPRGRAGYSQRGGPGSARGVRGARGGAQQQRGRGGKGVEAGPDLLQ from the exons ATGGCTACAGAACATGTTAATGGAAATGGTACTGAAGAGCCCATGGATACTACTTCTGCAGTTATCCATTCAGAAAATTTTCAGACATTGCTTGATGCTGGTTTACCACAGAAAGTTGCTGAAAAACTAGATGAAATTTACGTTGCAG GGCTGGTTGCACATAGTGACTTAGATGAAAGAGCTATCGAGGCTTTAAAAGAATTCAATGAAGACGGCGCATTGGCAGTTCTTCAGCAGTTTAAAGACAGTGATCTCTCTCATGTTCAG AACAAAAGTGCCTTTTTATGTGGAGTCATGAAGACTTataggcagagagaaaaacaagggaCCAAAGTAGCAGATTCTAGCAAAGGACCAGATGAGGCAAAAATTAAG GCACTATTGGAAAGAACAGGCTACACACTTGATGTGACCACTGGACAGAGGAAGTATGGGGGACCGCCTCCAGATTCCGTTTATTCAGGTCAGCAGCCTTCTGTTGGCACTGag ATATTTGTGGGGAAGATCCCAAGAGATCTGTTTGAGGATGAACTTGTTCCATTATTTGAGAAAGCTGGACCGATATGGGATCTTCGTCTAATGATGGATCCACTCACTGGTCTCAATAGAGGTTATGCGTTTGTCACTTTTTGTACAAAAGAAGCCGCTCAGGAGGCTGTTAAACTG TATAATAATCATGAAATTCGTTCTGGAAAACACATTGGTGTCTGCATCTCAGTGGCCAACAATAGGCTTTTTGTGGGCTCTATTCCTAAGAGTAAAACCAAGGAACAGATTCTTGAAGAATTTAGCAAAGTAACAG AGGGTCTCACAGACGTCATTTTATACCACCAACCAgatgacaagaaaaaaaacagaggctTTTGCTTCCTTGAATATGAAGATCACAAAACAGCTGCCCAGGCAAGGCGTAGGTTAATGAGTGGTAAAGTCAAGGTCTGGGGAAATGTTGGAACTGTTGAATGGGCTGATCCTATAGAAGATCCTGATCCTGAAGTGATGGCAAAG gtAAAAGTGCTGTTTGTACGTAACCTTGCCAATACTGTAACAGAAGAGATTTTAGAAAAAGCATTTAGTCAGTTTGGGAAACTGGAACGAGTGAAGAAACTAAAAGATTAtgccttcattcattttgatgaGCGAGATGGTGCTGTCAAG GCTATGGAAGAAATGAATGGCAAAGATTTGGAgggagaaaatattgaaattgtTTTTGCTAAGCCACCagatcagaaaaggaaagaaagaaaagctcagAGGCAAGCAGCAAAGAATCAAAT gtatgATGATTACTACTATTATGGTCCACCTCATATGCCCCCTCCAACAAGAGGTCGAGGGCGTGGAGGTAGAGGTGGTTATGGATATCCTCCAGATTATTATGGATATGaagattattatgattattatggCTATGATTACCATAACTATCGTGGTGGATATGAAGATCCATACTATGGTTATGAAGATTTTCAAGTTGGAGCTAGAGGAAGGGGTGGTAGAGGAGCAAGGGGTGCTGCTCCATCCAGAGGTCGTGGGGCTGCTCCTCCCCGCGGTAGAGCCGGTTATTCACAGAGAGGAGGTCCTGGATCAGCAAGAGGCGTTCGTGGTGCGAGAGGAGGTGCCCAACAACAAAGAGGCCGCGGG GGAAAAGGGGTCGAGGCCGGTCCTGACCTGTTACAATGA
- the LOC115514163 gene encoding heterogeneous nuclear ribonucleoprotein Q isoform X3, with protein MATEHVNGNGTEEPMDTTSAVIHSENFQTLLDAGLPQKVAEKLDEIYVAGLVAHSDLDERAIEALKEFNEDGALAVLQQFKDSDLSHVQNKSAFLCGVMKTYRQREKQGTKVADSSKGPDEAKIKALLERTGYTLDVTTGQRKYGGPPPDSVYSGQQPSVGTEIFVGKIPRDLFEDELVPLFEKAGPIWDLRLMMDPLTGLNRGYAFVTFCTKEAAQEAVKLYNNHEIRSGKHIGVCISVANNRLFVGSIPKSKTKEQILEEFSKVTEGLTDVILYHQPDDKKKNRGFCFLEYEDHKTAAQARRRLMSGKVKVWGNVGTVEWADPIEDPDPEVMAKVKVLFVRNLANTVTEEILEKAFSQFGKLERVKKLKDYAFIHFDERDGAVKAMEEMNGKDLEGENIEIVFAKPPDQKRKERKAQRQAAKNQMYDDYYYYGPPHMPPPTRGRGRGGRGGYGYPPDYYGYEDYYDYYGYDYHNYRGGYEDPYYGYEDFQVGARGRGGRGARGAAPSRGRGAAPPRGRAGYSQRGGPGSARGVRGARGGAQQQRGRGVRGARGGRGGNVGGKRKADGYNQPDSKRRQTNNQNWGSQPIAQQPLQGGDHSGNYGYKSENQEFYQDTFGQQWK; from the exons ATGGCTACAGAACATGTTAATGGAAATGGTACTGAAGAGCCCATGGATACTACTTCTGCAGTTATCCATTCAGAAAATTTTCAGACATTGCTTGATGCTGGTTTACCACAGAAAGTTGCTGAAAAACTAGATGAAATTTACGTTGCAG GGCTGGTTGCACATAGTGACTTAGATGAAAGAGCTATCGAGGCTTTAAAAGAATTCAATGAAGACGGCGCATTGGCAGTTCTTCAGCAGTTTAAAGACAGTGATCTCTCTCATGTTCAG AACAAAAGTGCCTTTTTATGTGGAGTCATGAAGACTTataggcagagagaaaaacaagggaCCAAAGTAGCAGATTCTAGCAAAGGACCAGATGAGGCAAAAATTAAG GCACTATTGGAAAGAACAGGCTACACACTTGATGTGACCACTGGACAGAGGAAGTATGGGGGACCGCCTCCAGATTCCGTTTATTCAGGTCAGCAGCCTTCTGTTGGCACTGag ATATTTGTGGGGAAGATCCCAAGAGATCTGTTTGAGGATGAACTTGTTCCATTATTTGAGAAAGCTGGACCGATATGGGATCTTCGTCTAATGATGGATCCACTCACTGGTCTCAATAGAGGTTATGCGTTTGTCACTTTTTGTACAAAAGAAGCCGCTCAGGAGGCTGTTAAACTG TATAATAATCATGAAATTCGTTCTGGAAAACACATTGGTGTCTGCATCTCAGTGGCCAACAATAGGCTTTTTGTGGGCTCTATTCCTAAGAGTAAAACCAAGGAACAGATTCTTGAAGAATTTAGCAAAGTAACAG AGGGTCTCACAGACGTCATTTTATACCACCAACCAgatgacaagaaaaaaaacagaggctTTTGCTTCCTTGAATATGAAGATCACAAAACAGCTGCCCAGGCAAGGCGTAGGTTAATGAGTGGTAAAGTCAAGGTCTGGGGAAATGTTGGAACTGTTGAATGGGCTGATCCTATAGAAGATCCTGATCCTGAAGTGATGGCAAAG gtAAAAGTGCTGTTTGTACGTAACCTTGCCAATACTGTAACAGAAGAGATTTTAGAAAAAGCATTTAGTCAGTTTGGGAAACTGGAACGAGTGAAGAAACTAAAAGATTAtgccttcattcattttgatgaGCGAGATGGTGCTGTCAAG GCTATGGAAGAAATGAATGGCAAAGATTTGGAgggagaaaatattgaaattgtTTTTGCTAAGCCACCagatcagaaaaggaaagaaagaaaagctcagAGGCAAGCAGCAAAGAATCAAAT gtatgATGATTACTACTATTATGGTCCACCTCATATGCCCCCTCCAACAAGAGGTCGAGGGCGTGGAGGTAGAGGTGGTTATGGATATCCTCCAGATTATTATGGATATGaagattattatgattattatggCTATGATTACCATAACTATCGTGGTGGATATGAAGATCCATACTATGGTTATGAAGATTTTCAAGTTGGAGCTAGAGGAAGGGGTGGTAGAGGAGCAAGGGGTGCTGCTCCATCCAGAGGTCGTGGGGCTGCTCCTCCCCGCGGTAGAGCCGGTTATTCACAGAGAGGAGGTCCTGGATCAGCAAGAGGCGTTCGTGGTGCGAGAGGAGGTGCCCAACAACAAAGAGGCCGCGGGGTACGTGGTGCGAGGGGTGGCCGCGGTGGAAATGTAGGAGGAAAGCGCAAAGCTGATGGGTACAACCAGCCAGATTCCAAGCGGCGCCAGACCAATAATCAGAACTGGGGCTCCCAACCCATTGCTCAGCAACCGCTCCAAGGTGGTGATCATTCTGGTAACTATGGTTACAAATCTGAAAACCAAGAGTTTTATCAGGATACTTTTGGGCAACAGTGGAAATAG
- the LOC115514163 gene encoding heterogeneous nuclear ribonucleoprotein Q isoform X1 — translation MATEHVNGNGTEEPMDTTSAVIHSENFQTLLDAGLPQKVAEKLDEIYVAGLVAHSDLDERAIEALKEFNEDGALAVLQQFKDSDLSHVQNKSAFLCGVMKTYRQREKQGTKVADSSKGPDEAKIKALLERTGYTLDVTTGQRKYGGPPPDSVYSGQQPSVGTEIFVGKIPRDLFEDELVPLFEKAGPIWDLRLMMDPLTGLNRGYAFVTFCTKEAAQEAVKLYNNHEIRSGKHIGVCISVANNRLFVGSIPKSKTKEQILEEFSKVTEGLTDVILYHQPDDKKKNRGFCFLEYEDHKTAAQARRRLMSGKVKVWGNVGTVEWADPIEDPDPEVMAKVKVLFVRNLANTVTEEILEKAFSQFGKLERVKKLKDYAFIHFDERDGAVKAMEEMNGKDLEGENIEIVFAKPPDQKRKERKAQRQAAKNQMYDDYYYYGPPHMPPPTRGRGRGGRGGYGYPPDYYGYEDYYDYYGYDYHNYRGGYEDPYYGYEDFQVGARGRGGRGARGAAPSRGRGAAPPRGRAGYSQRGGPGSARGVRGARGGAQQQRGRGQGKGVEAGPDLLQ, via the exons ATGGCTACAGAACATGTTAATGGAAATGGTACTGAAGAGCCCATGGATACTACTTCTGCAGTTATCCATTCAGAAAATTTTCAGACATTGCTTGATGCTGGTTTACCACAGAAAGTTGCTGAAAAACTAGATGAAATTTACGTTGCAG GGCTGGTTGCACATAGTGACTTAGATGAAAGAGCTATCGAGGCTTTAAAAGAATTCAATGAAGACGGCGCATTGGCAGTTCTTCAGCAGTTTAAAGACAGTGATCTCTCTCATGTTCAG AACAAAAGTGCCTTTTTATGTGGAGTCATGAAGACTTataggcagagagaaaaacaagggaCCAAAGTAGCAGATTCTAGCAAAGGACCAGATGAGGCAAAAATTAAG GCACTATTGGAAAGAACAGGCTACACACTTGATGTGACCACTGGACAGAGGAAGTATGGGGGACCGCCTCCAGATTCCGTTTATTCAGGTCAGCAGCCTTCTGTTGGCACTGag ATATTTGTGGGGAAGATCCCAAGAGATCTGTTTGAGGATGAACTTGTTCCATTATTTGAGAAAGCTGGACCGATATGGGATCTTCGTCTAATGATGGATCCACTCACTGGTCTCAATAGAGGTTATGCGTTTGTCACTTTTTGTACAAAAGAAGCCGCTCAGGAGGCTGTTAAACTG TATAATAATCATGAAATTCGTTCTGGAAAACACATTGGTGTCTGCATCTCAGTGGCCAACAATAGGCTTTTTGTGGGCTCTATTCCTAAGAGTAAAACCAAGGAACAGATTCTTGAAGAATTTAGCAAAGTAACAG AGGGTCTCACAGACGTCATTTTATACCACCAACCAgatgacaagaaaaaaaacagaggctTTTGCTTCCTTGAATATGAAGATCACAAAACAGCTGCCCAGGCAAGGCGTAGGTTAATGAGTGGTAAAGTCAAGGTCTGGGGAAATGTTGGAACTGTTGAATGGGCTGATCCTATAGAAGATCCTGATCCTGAAGTGATGGCAAAG gtAAAAGTGCTGTTTGTACGTAACCTTGCCAATACTGTAACAGAAGAGATTTTAGAAAAAGCATTTAGTCAGTTTGGGAAACTGGAACGAGTGAAGAAACTAAAAGATTAtgccttcattcattttgatgaGCGAGATGGTGCTGTCAAG GCTATGGAAGAAATGAATGGCAAAGATTTGGAgggagaaaatattgaaattgtTTTTGCTAAGCCACCagatcagaaaaggaaagaaagaaaagctcagAGGCAAGCAGCAAAGAATCAAAT gtatgATGATTACTACTATTATGGTCCACCTCATATGCCCCCTCCAACAAGAGGTCGAGGGCGTGGAGGTAGAGGTGGTTATGGATATCCTCCAGATTATTATGGATATGaagattattatgattattatggCTATGATTACCATAACTATCGTGGTGGATATGAAGATCCATACTATGGTTATGAAGATTTTCAAGTTGGAGCTAGAGGAAGGGGTGGTAGAGGAGCAAGGGGTGCTGCTCCATCCAGAGGTCGTGGGGCTGCTCCTCCCCGCGGTAGAGCCGGTTATTCACAGAGAGGAGGTCCTGGATCAGCAAGAGGCGTTCGTGGTGCGAGAGGAGGTGCCCAACAACAAAGAGGCCGCGGG CAGGGAAAAGGGGTCGAGGCCGGTCCTGACCTGTTACAATGA
- the LOC115514163 gene encoding heterogeneous nuclear ribonucleoprotein Q isoform X5, which translates to MKTYRQREKQGTKVADSSKGPDEAKIKALLERTGYTLDVTTGQRKYGGPPPDSVYSGQQPSVGTEIFVGKIPRDLFEDELVPLFEKAGPIWDLRLMMDPLTGLNRGYAFVTFCTKEAAQEAVKLYNNHEIRSGKHIGVCISVANNRLFVGSIPKSKTKEQILEEFSKVTEGLTDVILYHQPDDKKKNRGFCFLEYEDHKTAAQARRRLMSGKVKVWGNVGTVEWADPIEDPDPEVMAKVKVLFVRNLANTVTEEILEKAFSQFGKLERVKKLKDYAFIHFDERDGAVKAMEEMNGKDLEGENIEIVFAKPPDQKRKERKAQRQAAKNQMYDDYYYYGPPHMPPPTRGRGRGGRGGYGYPPDYYGYEDYYDYYGYDYHNYRGGYEDPYYGYEDFQVGARGRGGRGARGAAPSRGRGAAPPRGRAGYSQRGGPGSARGVRGARGGAQQQRGRGQGKGVEAGPDLLQ; encoded by the exons ATGAAGACTTataggcagagagaaaaacaagggaCCAAAGTAGCAGATTCTAGCAAAGGACCAGATGAGGCAAAAATTAAG GCACTATTGGAAAGAACAGGCTACACACTTGATGTGACCACTGGACAGAGGAAGTATGGGGGACCGCCTCCAGATTCCGTTTATTCAGGTCAGCAGCCTTCTGTTGGCACTGag ATATTTGTGGGGAAGATCCCAAGAGATCTGTTTGAGGATGAACTTGTTCCATTATTTGAGAAAGCTGGACCGATATGGGATCTTCGTCTAATGATGGATCCACTCACTGGTCTCAATAGAGGTTATGCGTTTGTCACTTTTTGTACAAAAGAAGCCGCTCAGGAGGCTGTTAAACTG TATAATAATCATGAAATTCGTTCTGGAAAACACATTGGTGTCTGCATCTCAGTGGCCAACAATAGGCTTTTTGTGGGCTCTATTCCTAAGAGTAAAACCAAGGAACAGATTCTTGAAGAATTTAGCAAAGTAACAG AGGGTCTCACAGACGTCATTTTATACCACCAACCAgatgacaagaaaaaaaacagaggctTTTGCTTCCTTGAATATGAAGATCACAAAACAGCTGCCCAGGCAAGGCGTAGGTTAATGAGTGGTAAAGTCAAGGTCTGGGGAAATGTTGGAACTGTTGAATGGGCTGATCCTATAGAAGATCCTGATCCTGAAGTGATGGCAAAG gtAAAAGTGCTGTTTGTACGTAACCTTGCCAATACTGTAACAGAAGAGATTTTAGAAAAAGCATTTAGTCAGTTTGGGAAACTGGAACGAGTGAAGAAACTAAAAGATTAtgccttcattcattttgatgaGCGAGATGGTGCTGTCAAG GCTATGGAAGAAATGAATGGCAAAGATTTGGAgggagaaaatattgaaattgtTTTTGCTAAGCCACCagatcagaaaaggaaagaaagaaaagctcagAGGCAAGCAGCAAAGAATCAAAT gtatgATGATTACTACTATTATGGTCCACCTCATATGCCCCCTCCAACAAGAGGTCGAGGGCGTGGAGGTAGAGGTGGTTATGGATATCCTCCAGATTATTATGGATATGaagattattatgattattatggCTATGATTACCATAACTATCGTGGTGGATATGAAGATCCATACTATGGTTATGAAGATTTTCAAGTTGGAGCTAGAGGAAGGGGTGGTAGAGGAGCAAGGGGTGCTGCTCCATCCAGAGGTCGTGGGGCTGCTCCTCCCCGCGGTAGAGCCGGTTATTCACAGAGAGGAGGTCCTGGATCAGCAAGAGGCGTTCGTGGTGCGAGAGGAGGTGCCCAACAACAAAGAGGCCGCGGG CAGGGAAAAGGGGTCGAGGCCGGTCCTGACCTGTTACAATGA
- the LOC115514163 gene encoding heterogeneous nuclear ribonucleoprotein Q isoform X4 encodes MKTYRQREKQGTKVADSSKGPDEAKIKALLERTGYTLDVTTGQRKYGGPPPDSVYSGQQPSVGTEIFVGKIPRDLFEDELVPLFEKAGPIWDLRLMMDPLTGLNRGYAFVTFCTKEAAQEAVKLYNNHEIRSGKHIGVCISVANNRLFVGSIPKSKTKEQILEEFSKVTEGLTDVILYHQPDDKKKNRGFCFLEYEDHKTAAQARRRLMSGKVKVWGNVGTVEWADPIEDPDPEVMAKVKVLFVRNLANTVTEEILEKAFSQFGKLERVKKLKDYAFIHFDERDGAVKAMEEMNGKDLEGENIEIVFAKPPDQKRKERKAQRQAAKNQMYDDYYYYGPPHMPPPTRGRGRGGRGGYGYPPDYYGYEDYYDYYGYDYHNYRGGYEDPYYGYEDFQVGARGRGGRGARGAAPSRGRGAAPPRGRAGYSQRGGPGSARGVRGARGGAQQQRGRGVRGARGGRGGNVGGKRKADGYNQPDSKRRQTNNQNWGSQPIAQQPLQGGDHSGNYGYKSENQEFYQDTFGQQWK; translated from the exons ATGAAGACTTataggcagagagaaaaacaagggaCCAAAGTAGCAGATTCTAGCAAAGGACCAGATGAGGCAAAAATTAAG GCACTATTGGAAAGAACAGGCTACACACTTGATGTGACCACTGGACAGAGGAAGTATGGGGGACCGCCTCCAGATTCCGTTTATTCAGGTCAGCAGCCTTCTGTTGGCACTGag ATATTTGTGGGGAAGATCCCAAGAGATCTGTTTGAGGATGAACTTGTTCCATTATTTGAGAAAGCTGGACCGATATGGGATCTTCGTCTAATGATGGATCCACTCACTGGTCTCAATAGAGGTTATGCGTTTGTCACTTTTTGTACAAAAGAAGCCGCTCAGGAGGCTGTTAAACTG TATAATAATCATGAAATTCGTTCTGGAAAACACATTGGTGTCTGCATCTCAGTGGCCAACAATAGGCTTTTTGTGGGCTCTATTCCTAAGAGTAAAACCAAGGAACAGATTCTTGAAGAATTTAGCAAAGTAACAG AGGGTCTCACAGACGTCATTTTATACCACCAACCAgatgacaagaaaaaaaacagaggctTTTGCTTCCTTGAATATGAAGATCACAAAACAGCTGCCCAGGCAAGGCGTAGGTTAATGAGTGGTAAAGTCAAGGTCTGGGGAAATGTTGGAACTGTTGAATGGGCTGATCCTATAGAAGATCCTGATCCTGAAGTGATGGCAAAG gtAAAAGTGCTGTTTGTACGTAACCTTGCCAATACTGTAACAGAAGAGATTTTAGAAAAAGCATTTAGTCAGTTTGGGAAACTGGAACGAGTGAAGAAACTAAAAGATTAtgccttcattcattttgatgaGCGAGATGGTGCTGTCAAG GCTATGGAAGAAATGAATGGCAAAGATTTGGAgggagaaaatattgaaattgtTTTTGCTAAGCCACCagatcagaaaaggaaagaaagaaaagctcagAGGCAAGCAGCAAAGAATCAAAT gtatgATGATTACTACTATTATGGTCCACCTCATATGCCCCCTCCAACAAGAGGTCGAGGGCGTGGAGGTAGAGGTGGTTATGGATATCCTCCAGATTATTATGGATATGaagattattatgattattatggCTATGATTACCATAACTATCGTGGTGGATATGAAGATCCATACTATGGTTATGAAGATTTTCAAGTTGGAGCTAGAGGAAGGGGTGGTAGAGGAGCAAGGGGTGCTGCTCCATCCAGAGGTCGTGGGGCTGCTCCTCCCCGCGGTAGAGCCGGTTATTCACAGAGAGGAGGTCCTGGATCAGCAAGAGGCGTTCGTGGTGCGAGAGGAGGTGCCCAACAACAAAGAGGCCGCGGGGTACGTGGTGCGAGGGGTGGCCGCGGTGGAAATGTAGGAGGAAAGCGCAAAGCTGATGGGTACAACCAGCCAGATTCCAAGCGGCGCCAGACCAATAATCAGAACTGGGGCTCCCAACCCATTGCTCAGCAACCGCTCCAAGGTGGTGATCATTCTGGTAACTATGGTTACAAATCTGAAAACCAAGAGTTTTATCAGGATACTTTTGGGCAACAGTGGAAATAG